In Silurus meridionalis isolate SWU-2019-XX chromosome 29, ASM1480568v1, whole genome shotgun sequence, one DNA window encodes the following:
- the si:dkey-222b8.4 gene encoding LOW QUALITY PROTEIN: uncharacterized protein KIAA0895 (The sequence of the model RefSeq protein was modified relative to this genomic sequence to represent the inferred CDS: inserted 1 base in 1 codon), which yields MIIFGSSVGLSSRPRSHVIRASQPQVRSRDGANSTKKLCILSAIKPSNVESEKAKFFKSDFRYNPQFEYSNPVSPHVLEKHSKASDRFLTQAVRIMELALNKYGNYENFEQATGGSLLSKSRIWAHVKKYMEKEDCVGEIVVHLTSDLLSRASMTVVKGRPTLTINISMAREQWLEGMLRHEIGTHYLRSINNSQQPWSRGAGRRELGLKPINPTEEGLASIHSVLFREDPWLWRAAXLYYTVHQAAHMSFTQLFHELARFVHDPGTRWDYCVRAKRGQTDTSEPGCFNKDQVYLDGIIKILRHRQKIDFQLLVALGKVSYEDVDRLKSLAVLDNVRIPHFLQDHTLYTKQLQKIMEVNQLTDEELQVLIREY from the exons ATGATCATCTTTGGCAGTTCTGTGGGACTCTCGTCTCGTCCCAGGAGCCATGTGATTAGAGCTTCTCAACCGCAAGTCAGATCCAGAGATGGAGCAAACTCAACGAAGAAGCTGTGCATCCTCAGTGCCATTAAACCATCCAATGTGGAAAGTGAGAAGGCCAAGTTCTTTAAATCAGACTTCAGGTACAACCCACAGTTTGAATACAGCAACCCAGTGTCTCCACATGTCCTGGAAAAGCACAGCAAAGCCTCTGACCGCTTCCTCACACAG GCAGTGCGCATCATGGAGCTGGCTCTGAACAAGTATGGGAATTACGAGAACTTTGAGCAGGCCACCGGAGGAAGCCTGCTGAGCAAGAGCCGAATCTGGGCTCACGTCAAGAAGTACATGGAGAAGGAAGACTGTGTGGGAGAG atagtGGTGCACCTGACCAGTGACCTGCTCTCCAGAGCTTCCATGACCGTGGTGAAAGGCAGACCAACTCTTACCATCAACATCTCCATGGCCAGGGAGCAGTGGCTCGAGGGCATGCTGAGACACGAGATcg GTACTCATTACTTGCGCAGCATCAATAACAGCCAGCAGCCGTGGAGCAGAGGAGCCGGCCGGAGGGAGCTGGGCCTGAAGCCCATCAACCCCACCGAGGAGGGTCTGGCCAGCATCCACAGCGTTCTCTTCCGTGAAGACCCGTGGCTGTGGCGCGCCG TTCTCTACTACACCGTCCACCAGGCGGCGCACATGTCCTTCACTCAGCTCTTCCACGAGCTTGCACGCTTCGTCCACGACCCCGGGACACGCTGGGACTACTGCGTACGGGCCAAACGAGGCCAGACGGACACCTCGGAACCTG GCTGCTTCAATAAGGACCAGGTGTATCTGGACGGCATCATCAAGATCCTCAGGCACAGACAGAAGATCGACTTCCAGCTTCTCGTGGCACTTGGGAAG GTGTCCTACGAGGACGTGGACCGCCTAAAGAGCCTGGCCGTGCTGGACAACGTGAGGATCCCGCACTTCCTACAAGACCACACGCTTTACACCAAGCAGCTCCAAAAGATCATGGAGGTCAACCAGCTGACCGATGAAGAGCTTCAGGTGCTTATCAGAGAGTACTAG
- the chtopa gene encoding chromatin target of PRMT1a, whose amino-acid sequence MSSPSTQKFVLKSTTKVSLNERFTNMMKNKQPTAVSIRATMQQQHMASARNRRLAQQMENRPSVQAALQHKQSLKQRLGKSNIQARLGRPIGSLMRGAVGGRGFGVPGMRGAMRGLRGRGRGSAMRGALVLRGQLKGRGGPGRLGIRRGMRQRGGATGRGAALIGRGAARGGAGPRGRGGLRGRGGFLGRGRGRGGRGGRGAGRPVVTREQLDNQLDAYMSKTKGHLDAELDAYMAQADPESME is encoded by the exons ATGAGCTCCCCCTCTACTCAAAAATTCGTGCTGAAAAGCACCACCAAGGTGTCGCTGAACGAGCG CTTCACAAACATGATGAAGAACAAGCAGCCGACCGCCGTTAGCATCCGGGCCACCATGCAGCAGCAGCACATGGCCAGCGCCAGGAACCGGCGTCTCGCCCAGCAGATGGAGAACAGGCCGTCGGTGCAGGCGGCGCTGCAGCACAAACAG AGCCTAAAGCAGAGGCTGGGAAAGAGCAACATCCAGGCACGGCTGGGACGGCCCATCGGATCGCTGATGCGCGGAGCCGTCGGGGGACGGGGCTTCGGTGTGCCAGGAATGCGAGGAGCTATGCGAGGACTCAGAGGACGTGGACGAGGAAGCGCCATGAGAGGAGCGCTGGTCCTAAGAG GTCAGCTGAAGGGCCGAGGTGGTCCCGGGCGTCTGGGTATTCGCAGAGGAATGCGTCAGCGTGGAGGAGCCACAGGTCGAGGAGCTGCTCTGATCGGCCGAGGAGCAGCACGCGGAGGAGCCGGACCCCGAG GTCGCGGAGGTCTGCGGGGTCGCGGCGGTTTCCTCGGGAGAGGCCGCGGTCGAGGCGGTAGAGGAGGCAGAGGAGCCGGACGTCCTGTTGTCACCAGGGAACAGCTGGACAATCAACTGGACGCCTACATGTCCAAAACCAAGGGGCACCTTGACGCAGAGCTGGACGCGTACATGGCCCAAGCCGACCCGGAGAGCATGGAGTGA
- the snapin gene encoding SNARE-associated protein Snapin has product MAAVAVVETPSGKDAIAEGLMDLLQPAVQQLDLHVHAVRESQVELREHIDNLATELCRINEHQKVALDLDPYVKKLLNARRRVVLVNNILQNAQERLRRLNHNVAKETARRKTMLETSGAFSARSPSKP; this is encoded by the exons ATGGCGGCGGTCGCAGTGGTGGAAACCCCGTCCGGGAAAGATGCTATCGCAGAAGGGCTGATGGATCTCCTGCAGCCGGCGGTGCAGCAGCTCGATTTACACGTGCACGCCGTGAG GGAGAGTCAAGTGGAGCTTCGAGAACATATCGACAACCTGGCGACTG AGCTCTGCAGAATCAACGAACACCAGAAAGTCGCTCTTGATTTGGACCCGTATGTGAAGAAGCTGCTGAATGCCAGACGCAGAGTCGTTTTGGTCAATAACATCCTACAGAATGCACAA GAACGGTTACGCCGTTTGAACCACAACGTCGCGAAGGAAACGGCACGTCGGAAAACCATGCTGGAAACGTCCGGAGCGTTTTCCGCTCGCTCTCCCAGCAAGCCGTGA